The Methylomagnum ishizawai genome has a window encoding:
- the ychF gene encoding redox-regulated ATPase YchF has product MTLYCGIVGLPNVGKSTLFNALTKAAIAAENYPFCTIDPNVGVVPVPDPRLDALAEIVKPERVVPTAIEFVDIAGLVAGASKGEGLGNQFLAHIRETDAIAHVVRCFEDDDVIHVAGKVDPVSDIEVINTELALADLGTLDKALQRATKASKAGNKDELAKKALFERVLAHLDSGKPVRTLPMADEEKALLRELHLITAKPTMYIANVREDGFEDNAFLDRVRAYAEEEGSMVVPVCAAFEAEIAQLDEADKADFLAEIGMEEPGLNRVIRAGYKLLHLATYFTAGVKEVRAWTIPVGATAPQSAGVIHTDFERGFIRAEVIAYEDFIAHRGEQGAKDAGKWRLEGKEYIMRDGDVVHFRFNV; this is encoded by the coding sequence ATGACGCTTTATTGCGGTATCGTCGGCCTGCCGAATGTCGGCAAATCCACTCTGTTCAACGCGCTGACCAAGGCGGCCATCGCGGCGGAGAACTATCCGTTCTGCACCATCGATCCCAACGTGGGCGTGGTCCCGGTGCCCGACCCACGACTCGATGCTTTGGCCGAGATCGTCAAGCCCGAGCGGGTGGTGCCCACCGCCATCGAGTTCGTGGATATCGCGGGGCTGGTGGCCGGCGCCTCGAAAGGGGAGGGGCTGGGCAACCAATTCCTGGCCCATATCCGTGAGACCGACGCCATCGCCCATGTGGTGCGCTGTTTCGAGGACGACGATGTGATCCATGTCGCGGGCAAGGTCGATCCGGTATCCGATATCGAGGTCATCAACACCGAACTCGCGCTAGCCGACCTCGGCACCTTGGACAAGGCGCTACAGCGGGCCACCAAGGCATCCAAGGCGGGCAACAAGGACGAATTGGCGAAAAAAGCCTTGTTCGAGCGGGTATTGGCGCATTTGGACAGCGGCAAACCGGTGCGGACCCTGCCCATGGCCGACGAGGAAAAGGCGCTATTGCGAGAATTGCATCTGATCACCGCCAAGCCGACGATGTACATCGCCAATGTGCGCGAGGACGGCTTCGAGGACAACGCCTTCCTGGACCGGGTGCGGGCCTATGCCGAAGAAGAAGGTTCGATGGTGGTGCCGGTGTGCGCGGCGTTCGAGGCCGAGATCGCCCAGCTCGACGAGGCCGACAAGGCGGACTTCCTGGCCGAGATCGGCATGGAGGAACCGGGGTTGAACCGGGTCATCCGCGCCGGCTATAAGCTGCTGCACCTGGCGACGTATTTCACGGCGGGCGTCAAGGAAGTGCGGGCCTGGACCATCCCGGTCGGGGCCACGGCACCACAGTCGGCGGGCGTGATCCATACCGACTTCGAGCGCGGCTTCATCCGGGCCGAGGTGATCGCCTACGAGGACTTCATCGCGCATCGCGGCGAACAGGGCGCGAAGGACGCGGGCAAATGGCGTTTGGAAGGCAAGGAATACATCATGCGCGACGGCGACGTCGTGCATTTCCGGTTCAACGTGTAG
- a CDS encoding methyl-accepting chemotaxis protein, with protein sequence MKIGHQLIGGFSLVALLMLGSVGFVISQMGSIQDRLDNIVGNKTQQVLAITAMHDNLLEEGMALRNIVMVTDATLNGEFKRRIEKARDIYDENERYLRQSPLDGEGRKLLDKMAGMKQEVRPVNDAISALGFANKNLEGQSLLFTQGRPLNRSWISAVGELRERQMPLIAAAQAEARQAYVAALLWSGVWGGGTVLAALILGVFITRHILRQLGCEPAEAAHLARMLAVGDLTFKIDTQGKPESSLVVAVKTMADAVNALIAEVNQLSDRVIEGYLDTRADATGHQGDYRRVVEGVNQTLETLVGFIDNTPLPAMIIDRERTIRYINKCGMGLGDLAKSQLLGQKCHGYFNTNDCHSGQCAVVRAMSSNSPVQGETVARPGRLELDIQYMGQPLRARNGEVIGGFEFVVDQTGVKQAQRLARKIADYQEKEVVKVRAALTSIAAGDLGARIQTATPDQDTQAAHATFSIIAQAVDQVIEAIHGLVEDAAMLSTAAVAGKLAVRADASRHRGGYREVIEGVNQTLDAVIGPLNMAADYVGRIAKGDIPPRIAGTYHGDFNTLKDNLNTCLDAIGFLVVQTGVAIDAAKAGRLEVRVDAERAQGVYRKILRGLNETLDALVDPLNVAADYLDRIAKGDIPPRIADAYHGDFNTLKDNLNLAIDNINALIEDTALLAQAARELELDTRADASRHQGDYRKIVQGVNDTLDAFIGPVRALIADANQLSEAATQGRLAVRADAARHRGEFRTVIQGINGVMEAMHGPVERVRAIMARLAQGDLTATMEGHYQGMFLELKEAINDTVHKLSETLSNVREVANTLSSASGQVGLTSQHLSQASSEQATSVEETSSSMEQMVASIDQNKDNAKTTDSIAEKAAREAAEGGEAVTLTVGAMKQIADKIGIVDDIAYQTNLLALNAAIEAARAGEHGKGFAVVAAEVRKLAERSQVAAQEIGGLAESSVAMAERAGTLLKEIVPLIQRTAGLVQEIAAGSEEQALGAKQISGAMNQLNKTTQQNAAAAEELSATAEEMTSQAEALQRTLGFFKVADGVARERIPHKGPSRHAKAAISVEASKTARGFDGRGFTCF encoded by the coding sequence ATGAAAATTGGACACCAACTGATCGGTGGTTTTTCCCTAGTCGCGTTGTTGATGTTGGGAAGTGTCGGTTTCGTCATATCGCAGATGGGGAGCATCCAGGACCGCCTGGACAATATCGTCGGCAACAAAACCCAGCAGGTCTTGGCCATCACCGCCATGCACGACAACCTCCTCGAAGAAGGCATGGCGCTCCGCAATATCGTCATGGTCACCGATGCCACGCTCAACGGGGAATTCAAGCGAAGGATAGAAAAGGCCAGGGACATCTACGACGAAAACGAACGCTATCTGCGGCAATCGCCGCTGGACGGCGAAGGCAGGAAACTGCTCGACAAGATGGCCGGGATGAAGCAGGAGGTCCGCCCGGTCAACGACGCGATCAGCGCCCTGGGTTTCGCCAATAAGAACCTGGAGGGCCAGTCCCTGCTGTTCACCCAGGGGCGGCCGCTCAACCGGAGTTGGATCAGCGCGGTGGGCGAATTGCGGGAGCGGCAAATGCCCTTGATCGCCGCCGCCCAGGCCGAAGCCCGGCAGGCCTATGTCGCGGCGCTGCTCTGGAGCGGTGTGTGGGGCGGGGGGACGGTGCTGGCCGCGCTGATCCTCGGGGTGTTCATCACCCGCCATATCCTGCGCCAACTCGGCTGCGAACCCGCCGAGGCGGCCCACCTCGCGCGGATGCTGGCGGTCGGCGACCTGACGTTCAAGATCGACACCCAGGGCAAACCGGAGTCCAGCCTGGTGGTGGCGGTAAAAACCATGGCCGACGCCGTCAACGCCTTGATCGCCGAGGTCAACCAGTTGTCCGACCGGGTCATCGAAGGCTACCTGGACACCCGTGCGGACGCCACCGGGCACCAGGGGGACTACCGCCGGGTGGTCGAAGGCGTGAACCAGACCCTGGAGACCTTGGTCGGCTTCATCGACAACACCCCCTTGCCCGCGATGATCATCGACAGGGAGCGGACCATCCGCTACATCAACAAATGCGGCATGGGCCTCGGCGATCTCGCCAAATCGCAATTGCTGGGCCAGAAATGCCACGGCTATTTCAATACCAACGATTGCCATAGCGGCCAATGCGCCGTCGTGAGGGCGATGTCCAGCAATAGCCCGGTCCAGGGCGAAACAGTGGCGCGCCCAGGCCGGCTCGAACTCGATATCCAGTACATGGGGCAGCCGCTCCGCGCCCGCAACGGCGAGGTCATCGGCGGCTTCGAGTTCGTGGTGGACCAGACCGGCGTCAAGCAGGCGCAGCGGCTCGCCAGGAAGATCGCCGATTACCAGGAAAAGGAGGTGGTCAAGGTGCGGGCCGCGCTGACGAGCATCGCCGCGGGCGACCTCGGCGCGCGGATCCAAACGGCCACGCCGGACCAGGATACCCAGGCGGCCCACGCGACCTTTTCCATCATCGCCCAGGCGGTGGACCAGGTGATCGAGGCCATCCATGGCTTGGTGGAAGACGCCGCGATGCTGTCCACGGCGGCGGTGGCGGGCAAGCTCGCCGTCCGCGCCGACGCTTCCAGGCACCGGGGCGGCTACCGCGAGGTCATCGAGGGCGTGAACCAGACCCTGGACGCGGTGATAGGTCCCTTGAACATGGCGGCGGACTACGTGGGCCGCATCGCCAAGGGCGATATCCCGCCCAGGATCGCCGGCACCTACCATGGCGATTTCAACACCCTCAAGGACAACCTCAACACTTGCCTGGACGCCATCGGCTTTCTGGTCGTGCAAACCGGGGTCGCCATCGACGCCGCCAAGGCGGGCCGGCTGGAAGTCCGGGTGGACGCCGAACGCGCCCAGGGCGTATACCGCAAGATACTCCGGGGATTGAACGAGACCCTGGACGCGCTGGTTGATCCGTTGAACGTGGCGGCGGACTACCTGGACCGCATCGCCAAGGGCGATATCCCGCCCAGGATCGCCGACGCCTACCACGGCGACTTCAATACCCTCAAGGACAACCTCAATCTCGCCATCGACAACATCAACGCCTTGATCGAGGACACCGCCCTGCTGGCCCAGGCCGCCCGCGAGTTGGAACTGGATACCCGCGCCGACGCCTCCAGGCACCAAGGCGATTACCGCAAGATCGTGCAAGGCGTGAACGACACCCTGGACGCCTTCATCGGCCCGGTCAGGGCGCTGATCGCCGATGCCAACCAGTTGTCGGAAGCCGCCACCCAGGGCCGCCTGGCCGTCCGCGCCGACGCGGCCCGGCACCGGGGAGAATTCCGGACCGTCATCCAGGGCATCAACGGTGTCATGGAAGCGATGCATGGGCCGGTGGAGCGCGTCCGCGCAATCATGGCCCGCCTGGCCCAGGGCGATTTGACCGCCACCATGGAGGGCCATTACCAGGGCATGTTCCTGGAATTGAAGGAAGCCATCAACGATACCGTGCATAAGCTATCGGAGACCCTGTCCAATGTGAGGGAGGTGGCCAACACCCTTTCCTCGGCTTCCGGGCAGGTGGGTTTGACTTCCCAGCACCTATCGCAGGCCTCGTCCGAACAAGCCACCAGCGTCGAGGAGACTTCCAGTTCCATGGAACAGATGGTCGCCTCCATCGACCAGAACAAGGACAACGCCAAGACCACCGACTCCATCGCCGAAAAAGCCGCCCGCGAGGCCGCCGAGGGCGGCGAGGCGGTGACCCTCACCGTCGGCGCCATGAAGCAGATCGCCGACAAGATCGGCATCGTCGACGACATCGCCTACCAGACCAACCTGCTGGCGCTCAACGCCGCCATCGAGGCCGCGAGGGCGGGGGAACATGGCAAGGGCTTCGCCGTGGTCGCCGCCGAGGTCAGGAAACTGGCCGAGCGTTCCCAGGTCGCCGCCCAGGAGATCGGCGGACTGGCCGAGTCCAGCGTCGCCATGGCCGAACGGGCCGGCACGCTCCTGAAGGAAATCGTGCCATTGATCCAGAGGACCGCGGGATTGGTCCAGGAAATCGCCGCCGGTTCCGAGGAGCAGGCTTTGGGAGCGAAACAAATCTCTGGAGCCATGAACCAGCTCAACAAGACCACCCAGCAGAACGCTGCGGCCGCCGAGGAACTCTCGGCGACCGCCGAGGAAATGACCAGCCAGGCCGAGGCTTTGCAACGCACCCTGGGCTTTTTCAAAGTCGCCGACGGCGTGGCCAGGGAGCGGATACCCCACAAGGGGCCGTCTCGCCACGCGAAGGCGGCGATAAGCGTGGAGGCTTCCAAAACGGCGAGGGGCTTCGACGGACGCGGATTCACCTGTTTCTAA
- a CDS encoding GGDEF domain-containing protein, producing the protein MKNDAGNLAVVPQTHKVLGEWRHESGGMFDLLADLQTTLDIAQLLQMFSEHLQASVPHEGYGFHNPLLNLDLEQGREAHHHCSYTLKLQDETLGEWRMRRDRRFSQADLEITENLLSHLLYPLRNCLRYREAVCYAHTDPLTQVGNRIALLSQIQREIDLARRHGTPFAVVFLDIDHFKAINDTHGHAAGDAVLRSVAHSVKQVVRSTDGVFRYGGEEFVVLFSHVGRRDALSLAERIRQAVAAQAHPVGEDGATLTVTVSLGLALLAPGESPMALMNRADQAMYKAKRLGRNRVAMA; encoded by the coding sequence ATGAAAAACGATGCCGGAAACCTGGCGGTGGTTCCCCAAACCCATAAGGTCCTGGGGGAATGGCGGCATGAAAGCGGTGGTATGTTCGACCTGTTGGCCGATCTGCAAACCACCCTCGATATCGCCCAATTGCTACAGATGTTCAGCGAACACCTACAAGCGAGCGTGCCGCACGAGGGCTATGGATTCCACAACCCGCTCCTGAATCTCGACCTGGAGCAGGGCCGGGAAGCGCACCACCATTGCAGCTATACCCTGAAGTTGCAGGATGAAACCCTGGGCGAATGGCGGATGCGGCGCGACCGCCGTTTCAGCCAGGCCGACCTGGAAATCACGGAAAACCTGCTGTCCCATTTGCTCTATCCGCTCCGCAACTGCCTACGCTACCGGGAGGCGGTGTGCTATGCCCATACCGATCCCCTGACCCAGGTCGGCAACCGGATCGCCCTCCTGAGCCAAATCCAGCGCGAAATCGACCTGGCCCGCCGCCATGGGACGCCTTTCGCGGTGGTGTTCCTGGATATCGACCATTTCAAGGCCATCAACGACACCCACGGCCATGCGGCGGGCGATGCGGTGCTGCGTTCCGTGGCCCATAGCGTCAAGCAAGTGGTGCGCTCCACCGATGGCGTGTTCCGCTATGGCGGGGAAGAGTTCGTGGTTTTGTTCAGCCATGTGGGCAGGCGGGACGCCCTGAGCCTGGCGGAACGCATCCGCCAAGCCGTGGCGGCGCAGGCGCATCCTGTGGGCGAGGACGGCGCGACGCTGACGGTGACGGTAAGCCTGGGACTGGCCTTGCTCGCTCCGGGCGAGTCGCCGATGGCCCTGATGAACCGGGCGGATCAGGCCATGTACAAGGCCAAGCGCCTGGGCCGCAACCGGGTGGCGATGGCCTAG
- a CDS encoding translocation/assembly module TamB domain-containing protein has translation MRRVLRWSGWLLAGILGLPVVALALALWAANSPPGRAWIERSLPGFTGGQVGIAKLEGRFPDALRIGHIEIRDPAGTWLAIDDLALDWSPARLLTGLADLQRLEAGRIALARRPLPSPEPEPRKTAFSLPVGVELHRLRVGRLELAPPVAGVAAALGIEGSGRLAALDQGGATLAITRLDGAGRYALRGRIEPGGLHLALEAREPPQGLLAQLAQAPELGALSLDAQLDGPYSALVIRFGLEAGPLRAEARGTLDLERNAADLALTASAPALRPRPGVSWQSVALDAKLHGPFIRPTAQARLDIAALEAAGTAIPEAALELQGDAGALRLRAVLTGVRIPGARPDLLRAAPLVLAADAKLDAPERPVHFSARHPLLTLEGQARTGPDPDGTASLKLPDLAPWAGLGGVDLRGSTELSLRAAQTGATLQITAEDKLALTGGMAPLPALVGADGKIGLSATLRGPEIAVSRLRFEGKALALAADGVWSGQTLGLNWKLDLPDLAALAPNLIGRAALTGRIDGAKDDLALVADMGGELAAPGLPRGPVGANIRLRGLPRNPAGQVKAQGTLNGSPLQLALTAQRGADGALRVAIDRADWKSAHAEGALSLPQGAALPLGKIDLRMTRLEDLRPWLGQPLTGSLSAGLDATEREARLRLDARDIGLTGTAQVEHAALALALDDPLKHPRVEGTMTLDGIEAGTLRGSARLTAQGPPEALDLGLTSEMKALAGSDAQLSSAFRLDIPAQSIRVSSLETQWKQETLRLLQPARIGYGKGLSFEGLRLGLRGAVLEAEGRATPTLDLEVALRDLPADLAGLFVPGLALDGALRAEAHLSGSPARPVGTLTLAAQGVHPREGAGRVLPPVNLATRLDLAGTSAEVDSRVQAGTLANLAVTGRAPLVPGGEFDLHTSGDLDLKILDPLLMAEGRRVRGRTLLNATLSGSPAEPRIHGSLQWSGGEVQDFAQGMHVSNIAALLLAEGDSVRISQFQGRAGPGTLNLAGRLGVLAEGFPIDLKLTARNAQPLASDRLTVNLNADLGLQGHAAGELAANGTLRLQRAEIRVPETMPASIAVLDVRRPGQTPPPPPKPGPRVGLDLTISAPGQIFVRGRGLDAELGGTVRLRGDSNAPRPEGRFELRRGEFSLAGKTLTFNKGVIGFNGGNLADPTLDFSASSTSNNVTATLGVAGTARKPKITLSSAPELPPDEILAQLLFGHATASLSPFEMVQIASAVVSLTGVTAGVGSPLDTVRKGLGLDRLALGGSGGSPSLEAGRYVAPGVFVGAKQGFSGNSTQATVQIDIAKGLKVEGSAGTGATTPGSTVGTNSVGLIYQIEY, from the coding sequence ATGCGGCGCGTGCTGCGATGGAGCGGCTGGCTTTTGGCGGGAATCCTGGGTTTGCCGGTCGTCGCGCTGGCCTTGGCGCTGTGGGCCGCGAACAGCCCGCCGGGCCGGGCCTGGATCGAACGCTCGCTCCCAGGATTCACCGGCGGCCAGGTCGGCATCGCCAAGCTGGAAGGCCGCTTCCCCGACGCCTTGCGGATCGGCCATATCGAAATCCGCGATCCCGCCGGGACTTGGCTGGCCATCGACGATTTGGCCTTGGATTGGTCGCCGGCCCGCTTGTTGACCGGGCTCGCCGACCTCCAGCGCTTGGAGGCGGGCCGCATCGCCCTGGCCCGCCGTCCCCTGCCCTCGCCCGAACCCGAACCTCGAAAAACCGCTTTTTCCCTGCCGGTGGGCGTCGAACTGCACCGCCTGCGTGTGGGGCGGCTGGAACTGGCCCCGCCGGTCGCGGGCGTCGCCGCCGCGCTTGGGATCGAGGGTTCCGGGCGGCTCGCGGCGCTGGACCAGGGCGGGGCCACGCTTGCGATCACCCGCCTGGATGGCGCGGGCCGCTACGCGCTGCGAGGCCGGATCGAACCCGGCGGGTTGCATCTGGCCCTGGAAGCGCGGGAACCGCCCCAGGGCTTGCTGGCGCAACTCGCCCAAGCGCCGGAACTGGGCGCGTTGTCCCTGGACGCCCAGTTGGACGGCCCCTATTCCGCGCTCGTTATCCGGTTCGGCCTGGAAGCCGGACCACTGCGGGCCGAGGCGCGGGGCACCCTCGACCTGGAACGCAACGCCGCCGACCTCGCCCTGACCGCCTCGGCCCCCGCCTTGCGGCCACGGCCCGGGGTGTCCTGGCAATCGGTGGCGCTGGACGCCAAGCTGCACGGCCCTTTCATCCGCCCCACGGCCCAGGCCCGGCTCGATATCGCCGCCCTGGAAGCCGCCGGGACCGCCATCCCCGAAGCCGCGCTGGAACTCCAAGGCGACGCCGGTGCCTTGCGGCTCCGGGCCGTTCTCACAGGCGTCCGCATTCCCGGCGCGCGCCCCGACCTGCTGCGCGCCGCGCCTTTGGTGCTTGCCGCCGATGCCAAGCTCGATGCGCCCGAACGTCCCGTGCATTTCTCGGCCCGCCATCCATTGCTGACCCTCGAAGGCCAGGCCCGGACCGGACCCGACCCCGACGGCACGGCCTCGCTCAAATTGCCGGACTTGGCCCCTTGGGCGGGATTGGGCGGCGTCGATCTGCGGGGTTCCACCGAATTGAGCCTACGCGCCGCGCAAACCGGCGCTACCCTCCAGATCACCGCCGAGGACAAGCTCGCCCTGACCGGCGGTATGGCTCCCCTGCCCGCCCTGGTCGGCGCGGATGGGAAAATCGGCCTATCGGCGACGTTGCGGGGGCCGGAGATCGCGGTGTCGCGGTTACGGTTCGAGGGCAAGGCGCTGGCCCTCGCGGCGGATGGCGTATGGTCCGGGCAAACGCTGGGTTTGAATTGGAAGCTGGACCTGCCCGATCTGGCGGCGCTGGCCCCGAACCTGATCGGACGGGCGGCGCTGACGGGACGGATCGACGGCGCCAAGGACGATCTCGCCCTCGTCGCCGATATGGGCGGCGAACTGGCCGCGCCAGGACTGCCGAGGGGGCCGGTGGGCGCGAATATCCGCCTGCGGGGCCTGCCCAGGAACCCGGCCGGACAAGTGAAGGCGCAAGGCACGCTCAACGGCTCGCCCTTGCAATTGGCCTTGACCGCCCAACGCGGCGCGGACGGCGCGTTGCGGGTCGCCATCGACCGGGCCGACTGGAAAAGCGCCCATGCCGAGGGCGCGTTGAGCCTGCCCCAAGGCGCGGCCCTGCCCCTGGGCAAGATCGACCTGCGGATGACCCGGCTGGAGGATTTGCGGCCCTGGCTGGGCCAGCCGCTGACCGGCTCCCTGAGCGCCGGCCTGGACGCCACCGAGCGGGAGGCCCGGCTCAGGCTGGACGCCCGCGACATCGGCCTGACCGGCACCGCCCAGGTGGAACATGCCGCCCTGGCGCTCGCGCTGGACGATCCGCTCAAGCACCCGCGGGTGGAGGGAACGATGACCCTGGACGGCATCGAAGCCGGAACCCTGCGGGGTTCCGCCCGCTTGACGGCGCAGGGTCCGCCCGAGGCGCTGGACCTGGGGCTGACCTCCGAAATGAAGGCGCTGGCCGGGTCGGATGCCCAGCTATCCAGCGCATTCCGGCTCGATATCCCCGCCCAATCGATCCGGGTGTCCAGTCTGGAAACCCAGTGGAAGCAGGAAACCCTGCGCCTGCTGCAACCCGCCCGCATCGGCTACGGCAAGGGCTTGAGCTTCGAGGGTTTGCGTCTGGGCTTGCGCGGGGCCGTGTTGGAAGCCGAGGGTCGCGCCACGCCCACGCTCGACCTGGAGGTGGCCCTGCGCGATCTGCCCGCCGATTTGGCGGGCTTGTTCGTTCCTGGGCTGGCGCTAGATGGCGCGTTGCGGGCCGAGGCCCACCTGTCCGGCTCCCCGGCCCGCCCGGTCGGCACGCTGACGCTGGCCGCCCAGGGCGTCCATCCCCGCGAAGGCGCGGGCCGGGTCTTGCCGCCGGTCAACCTCGCCACCCGGCTCGACCTCGCCGGCACCAGCGCCGAGGTCGATTCCCGCGTGCAGGCCGGGACGCTCGCCAACCTGGCCGTGACCGGGCGGGCGCCGCTGGTGCCGGGGGGGGAATTCGACCTCCACACCAGCGGCGACCTGGATTTGAAAATCCTCGATCCCCTGCTGATGGCGGAAGGCCGCCGGGTGCGTGGGCGGACCCTCCTGAACGCCACTCTGTCGGGCAGCCCGGCCGAACCCCGCATCCACGGCAGCCTGCAATGGAGCGGCGGCGAAGTGCAGGATTTCGCGCAAGGGATGCATGTTTCCAATATCGCCGCCCTGTTGCTGGCCGAGGGCGACAGCGTCCGCATCAGCCAGTTCCAGGGCCGGGCCGGTCCCGGCACGCTGAACCTGGCCGGGCGCTTGGGCGTGCTGGCCGAGGGCTTCCCCATCGATTTGAAGCTGACCGCCCGCAATGCCCAACCCCTGGCCAGCGACCGCCTGACGGTGAACCTGAACGCCGACCTGGGCCTGCAAGGCCACGCCGCCGGGGAACTCGCCGCCAACGGCACGCTGCGGCTCCAACGGGCCGAAATCCGCGTCCCCGAGACCATGCCCGCCAGTATCGCGGTGCTGGATGTGCGCCGTCCCGGACAAACCCCGCCGCCACCGCCCAAACCCGGTCCCCGCGTCGGCCTGGACCTCACGATCAGCGCGCCGGGCCAGATTTTCGTGCGCGGGCGCGGCCTGGACGCCGAATTGGGCGGCACCGTGCGCTTGCGCGGCGATTCCAACGCTCCGCGCCCGGAAGGCCGCTTCGAGTTGCGCCGCGGCGAATTCAGCCTGGCCGGCAAGACCCTGACCTTCAACAAGGGGGTGATCGGTTTCAACGGCGGCAACCTGGCCGATCCCACCCTGGACTTCTCCGCCAGTTCCACCAGCAACAACGTCACCGCCACCCTGGGCGTGGCCGGCACCGCCCGCAAACCCAAGATCACCCTCAGCAGCGCGCCGGAATTGCCGCCGGACGAGATTTTGGCCCAACTGCTGTTCGGCCACGCCACCGCCAGCCTCAGCCCGTTCGAGATGGTGCAGATCGCCTCGGCGGTGGTTTCCCTGACCGGGGTCACCGCCGGAGTGGGCAGTCCCCTGGATACCGTGCGCAAGGGTTTGGGGCTGGACCGGCTGGCCCTGGGCGGAAGCGGCGGCAGTCCCAGCCTGGAAGCCGGGCGCTATGTCGCGCCCGGCGTGTTCGTGGGGGCCAAGCAAGGTTTTTCCGGCAACAGCACCCAGGCCACGGTGCAGATCGATATCGCCAAGGGGTTGAAGGTGGAAGGCAGCGCCGGGACCGGGGCCACCACGCCCGGTTCCACGGTCGGAACCAACAGCGTCGGCTTGATCTATCAGATCGAGTACTGA